The following proteins are encoded in a genomic region of Glycine max cultivar Williams 82 chromosome 18, Glycine_max_v4.0, whole genome shotgun sequence:
- the LOC106796836 gene encoding G-type lectin S-receptor-like serine/threonine-protein kinase CES101 codes for MAFGNRILYFITFTCLLHSTKPSNFNGDTLFQGHDQLTTTNSLICSSGLFTLSFFQLDESEYFYLGIRLSVVNSSYNWVANRDEPIRDPSVALTIDQYGNLKIISNGGNSTIMLYSSSKPESNSNSTIITSAILQDNGNFVLQEINQDGSVKNILWQSFDYPTNMLLPGMKLGFDRKTGQNWSITSWRSGKSPLSGSFSLGLDHKTKEMVMWWREKIVWSSGQWSNGNFANLKSSLYEKDFVFEYYSDEDETYVKYVPVYGYIIMGSLGIIYGSSGASYSCSDNKYFLSGCSMPSAHKCTDVDSLYLGSSESRYGVMAGKGFIFDAKEKLSHFDCWMKCLNNCSCEAYSYVNADATGCEIWSKGTANFSDTNNLITGSRQIYFIRSGKGKLSPC; via the coding sequence ATGGCTTTCGGCAACAGAATACTATACTTCATTACTTTCACTTGTCTCCTGCACTCAACAAAGCCTTCAAACTTTAACGGTGACACGCTATTCCAAGGTCATGATCAGCTCACAACAACCAACTCTTTGATCTGCTCTTCAGGTTTGTTCACACTGAGTTTCTTTCAGCTCGATGAGTCTGAATATTTCTACCTTGGAATTAGACTCTCAGTTGTTAATTCTAGTTATAACTGGGTTGCCAATAGAGACGAGCCAATCCGTGACCCTTCAGTGGCTCTCACAATTGATCAATATGGTAActtgaaaattatttccaacGGTGGAAATTCCACTATCATGCTCTATTCTTCTTCTAAACCTGAAAGTAATAGCAACAGTACTATCATCACCAGTGCCATCTTGCAAGATAATGGCAACTTTGTGCTTCAGGAAATAAACCAAGATGGATCTGTGAAGAACATATTGTGGCAAAGCTTTGATTATCCCACAAACATGCTTTTACCAGGGATGAAGCTAGGGTTTGACAGAAAAACAGGCCAAAATTGGTCTATAACATCATGGAGAAGTGGTAAGTCTCCTTTGTCAGGGTCCTTCAGCCTTGGCCTTGACCACAAAACGAAGGAAATGGTGATGTGGTGGAGAGAGAAGATTGTTTGGAGTAGTGGCCAATGGAGCAATGGAAATTTTGCCAATTTAAAGTCCTCACTTTACGAGAAGGACTTCGTTTTTGAGTACTACTCAGATGAAGATGAAACGTACGTGAAGTATGTGCCTGTTTATGGTTATATCATAATGGGATCTTTGGGTATAATATATGGTAGCAGTGGTGCCAGTTATTCATGCAGTGATAACAAGTACTTTCTGTCTGGTTGTTCAATGCCAAGTGCACACAAATGCACGGACGTTGATAGTTTGTACTTAGGCAGTAGCGAGAGTAGATATGGGGTAATGGCAGGGAAAGGGTTCATATTTGATGCAAAGGAGAAACTAAGCCATTTTGATTGCTGGATGAAGTGCTTGAATAATTGCTCTTGCGAGGCTTACTCTTATGTTAATGCGGATGCAACTGGTTGTGAGATATGGAGCAAGGGCACAGCAAACTTTTCTGACACTAACAATTTGATCACTGGTAGCCGCCAAATTTACTTCATTCGGAGTGGAAAAGGTAAGTTAAGTCCATGCTAG